The following coding sequences are from one Bradyrhizobium sp. WSM471 window:
- a CDS encoding MarR family winged helix-turn-helix transcriptional regulator, whose amino-acid sequence MKRKPSTEATSAWIRLMRVQSRVLNCVEQDLKKAGFPPLAWYDALLELSRAPSGELRPVELERQMLIPQYSTSRLIDRLVDEGLASRRECKIDKRGQFVEITEAGRELQKRMWGAYSAAIEKYVGSKLSDADAVKLSGLLDRLGCSCGEMKLPPAHVNETTPLR is encoded by the coding sequence ATGAAACGCAAACCATCGACCGAGGCGACTTCCGCCTGGATCCGCTTGATGCGGGTGCAGAGCCGTGTGCTCAATTGCGTCGAGCAGGACCTGAAGAAGGCCGGCTTCCCACCGCTGGCATGGTATGACGCGCTGCTCGAACTGTCACGGGCGCCCTCGGGCGAGCTCCGGCCGGTCGAACTCGAACGGCAGATGCTGATCCCGCAATATTCGACATCGCGGCTGATCGACCGCCTGGTCGACGAAGGTCTCGCCTCGCGGCGCGAATGCAAGATCGACAAGCGCGGCCAGTTCGTGGAGATCACGGAAGCCGGCCGCGAATTGCAGAAGCGGATGTGGGGCGCCTATTCGGCCGCGATCGAGAAATATGTCGGTTCGAAACTGTCCGATGCGGATGCCGTCAAGCTCAGCGGTCTGCTCGACCGTCTGGGCTGCTCGTGCGGCGAGATGAAACTGCCGCCTGCCCACGTCAACGAAACCACACCGTTGCGATGA
- the gstA gene encoding glutathione transferase GstA: MKLYYSPGACSLSPHIALLEAGLPYELVKVDIRAKKLENGEDYLKLNPKGQVPALGLDSGEIVTEGPVIVQMIADQASAKALAPAHGSAERYKLLEWLNFLTSEVHKSFGPMFAPALNDEAKAFFKDRVMGKLKYIDSQLAGRDYLMGKQFTVADGYLFTMLTWGDRMKFDLSAMPNLAAYKTRVAARPQVQEAMKKEGLIQAA; encoded by the coding sequence ATGAAATTGTACTATTCGCCCGGTGCCTGCTCGCTATCCCCCCATATCGCGCTCCTGGAAGCCGGCCTGCCCTATGAACTGGTCAAGGTCGATATCCGGGCCAAGAAGCTCGAAAACGGTGAGGATTATCTGAAGCTGAACCCCAAGGGCCAGGTCCCTGCGCTGGGCCTCGATAGCGGAGAGATCGTGACCGAAGGCCCGGTGATTGTCCAGATGATCGCCGATCAGGCCTCAGCCAAGGCGCTGGCGCCAGCCCACGGCAGCGCCGAGCGCTACAAGCTGCTCGAATGGCTGAACTTCCTCACCTCCGAGGTGCACAAGAGCTTCGGCCCGATGTTCGCGCCGGCGCTGAACGACGAGGCCAAGGCCTTCTTCAAGGACCGCGTCATGGGCAAGCTGAAATACATCGACAGCCAGCTCGCCGGCCGCGACTACCTCATGGGCAAGCAGTTCACGGTGGCCGACGGTTATCTCTTCACGATGCTGACCTGGGGCGACCGGATGAAGTTCGACCTCTCGGCGATGCCGAACCTTGCCGCGTACAAGACCCGCGTCGCGGCGCGGCCGCAGGTGCAGGAAGCGATGAAGAAGGAAGGGCTGATTCAGGCCGCCTGA
- a CDS encoding acetyl-CoA C-acetyltransferase — MADAYIYDHVRTPRGRGKADGALHEVTALALATVPLKALKDRNNLPEDSVDDVILGVVDPVGEAGSDIARFAALKAGLGEAVPGVQISRFCASGLDAVNFAAAQVMSGQHELVIGGGAESMSRVGIGASGGAWPMDPSMAVPSYFMPQGVSADLIATKYGFSRDDVDAYAVQSQQRAAKSWDEGRFDKSVVPVKDINGLTILAKDEHMRPSTTMQSLAQLQPAFTMMAQMGGFDGVAVQSHPEIERVNYVHHAGNSSGIVDGAGAVLLGSKEAGGKYGLKPRAKIRAFANIGSEPAMMLTGPVDVTEKLFARSGMKKSDIDLFELNEAFASVVLRYIQAFDIDNAKINVNGGAIALGHPLGATGAMILGTVLDELERTNKATALVTLCIGGGMGTATIIERV, encoded by the coding sequence ATGGCAGATGCCTATATCTACGACCACGTCCGCACCCCGCGCGGCCGGGGCAAGGCGGACGGCGCGCTGCACGAGGTCACCGCGCTCGCGCTCGCGACCGTGCCGCTCAAGGCGCTCAAGGACCGCAACAACCTGCCGGAAGATTCCGTCGATGACGTCATTCTCGGCGTGGTCGATCCCGTCGGCGAAGCGGGCTCCGACATCGCGCGCTTTGCCGCGCTGAAGGCGGGCCTCGGCGAAGCCGTGCCGGGCGTGCAGATCAGCCGCTTCTGCGCCTCCGGCCTCGATGCCGTGAATTTTGCCGCAGCCCAGGTGATGAGCGGCCAGCACGAGCTCGTGATCGGCGGCGGTGCCGAATCGATGAGCCGCGTCGGCATCGGCGCCTCCGGCGGCGCCTGGCCGATGGACCCGTCGATGGCGGTGCCCTCATATTTCATGCCGCAAGGGGTCTCTGCCGATCTGATCGCGACCAAATACGGCTTCTCGCGCGACGATGTCGACGCCTATGCGGTGCAGAGCCAGCAGCGTGCGGCGAAGTCCTGGGATGAAGGCCGCTTCGACAAGTCGGTCGTCCCGGTGAAGGACATCAACGGCCTCACCATCCTCGCCAAGGACGAGCATATGCGTCCCTCGACGACGATGCAGTCGCTGGCGCAGTTGCAGCCGGCGTTCACGATGATGGCGCAGATGGGCGGCTTCGATGGCGTCGCGGTGCAGTCGCATCCGGAAATCGAACGCGTCAATTACGTGCACCACGCCGGCAATTCATCGGGCATCGTCGATGGTGCCGGCGCGGTTCTGCTCGGCAGCAAGGAAGCCGGCGGCAAGTACGGCCTGAAGCCGCGCGCAAAGATCCGCGCCTTCGCCAATATCGGCTCTGAGCCCGCGATGATGCTGACCGGCCCGGTCGACGTCACCGAAAAGCTGTTTGCGCGCTCCGGCATGAAGAAGTCGGACATCGACCTGTTCGAGCTCAACGAGGCCTTCGCCTCCGTCGTGCTGCGCTACATCCAGGCCTTCGACATCGACAACGCCAAGATCAACGTCAATGGCGGTGCCATCGCGCTCGGCCATCCGCTCGGCGCGACCGGTGCCATGATCCTCGGGACCGTGCTCGACGAGCTCGAGCGCACCAACAAGGCGACCGCACTGGTGACGCTGTGCATCGGCGGCGGCATGGGCACCGCGACCATCATCGAGCGGGTGTAA
- a CDS encoding tetratricopeptide repeat protein: protein MNSRVSWSVDGIDPSVRERAEAAARRAGMSLNDWLNSTLGETAPPNFRGLYDQRPQAQHVPSQVPTQGPSQESREVADIHQRLDAITQQIERISKPAPRQDTSRQDASRQDVSREQGVARQLNDAISRLDARLSQISKPQQAPAPRQAPVEMRQRQADAVERAAAQVYRSSPPLSPASFDVAVAEITARQSELDGFAPRQMPPRAAPSIAPAAAPYAPPAPAYAPPPPQPGPDFSALERHLLKITSQIESLQRPDNTEQAINSFRSELAEIRNAITEAMPRRAIESIENEIRSLHRRIDETRSNGTDGQVLSGIEHALSEIKQVLRTLTPAEQLTGYDEAIRNLGAKLDLILRANDDPSTVRQLEGAITALRGIVSNVASNEALARLSDDVQLLSSKVDQVTRASGQGDSFAVLEQRIAALTAALETRERPQPSESSEQLESAIRALSDRFDRMQVGNDSASTFAHLEQRVSYLLERLEAASDPRNGNFSRVEDGLHDILRHLERQQATYSALAESRNSAPPAESGMVDLVKRELSDIRFSQAETNRTTQDSLEAVHNALGHVVDRLSMIEGDLHNVRTAPPAPAPMPQPTPMAAPMETAPMARDPRPQQQQHPTYDPKPELPNPAAAQAAHAAFAAAPREFHAAAPAAPPPMPMPMAPPVPPRAISEILEPHTAPTRAALAPELPPDHPLEPGTRPGARLATPSERIAASESAISDIPAAPKEPVSSSSFIAAARRAAQAAAAQPTEKPARGAKAAIARAKEKGQEGGSTITSKIRSLLVGASVVVIVLGTFKMAMNLLDGSTSSPSPQAMETSSPAPAPQAPLPVENKPATPEQVTPSMTSPTPIGRQSQNNAAPAPAANSGNSASVEIPPVPAAAPQPASSDVTGALSGTSRMKLAMIQVPPSEKLPDGIGGPGLRTAAMKGDATAAYEIGVRFAEGKGVAANYDEAAKWYDRAAQAGVVPATFRLGTLYEKGLGVKKDADIARRYYTQAAERGNAKAMHNLAVLDADGGGRGANYKSAALWFRKAADRGVADSQFNLGILYARGIGVEQNLAESYKWFTLAAAQGDADAATKRDDVAKRLDPQSLAAAKLAIQTFSAEPQPDDAVNVAAPNGGWDSAPQANAKPAPKPVASKKSASAVR, encoded by the coding sequence ATGAATTCGCGCGTATCGTGGAGTGTTGACGGCATCGATCCCTCCGTCCGGGAGCGGGCCGAAGCTGCTGCGCGTCGCGCCGGCATGTCACTCAACGATTGGCTGAACTCCACGCTCGGCGAGACCGCCCCGCCAAACTTTCGCGGACTTTACGACCAGCGTCCGCAAGCCCAGCACGTCCCGAGCCAGGTACCGACTCAAGGACCGAGCCAGGAAAGCCGCGAAGTCGCCGACATCCACCAGCGGCTCGACGCCATCACCCAGCAGATCGAACGGATTTCAAAGCCCGCGCCGCGGCAGGACACTTCGCGACAAGACGCTTCCCGGCAAGACGTCTCGCGCGAGCAGGGCGTTGCGCGCCAGCTCAACGACGCGATCTCGCGGCTCGATGCAAGGCTGTCGCAGATTTCGAAGCCGCAGCAGGCTCCGGCACCGCGACAGGCGCCCGTTGAAATGCGCCAGCGCCAGGCCGATGCGGTCGAGCGCGCGGCAGCGCAGGTCTATCGCAGCTCACCGCCCCTGAGCCCGGCTTCGTTCGACGTCGCGGTCGCCGAGATCACGGCACGGCAGAGCGAGCTCGACGGCTTTGCGCCAAGGCAGATGCCGCCGCGCGCAGCACCCTCGATCGCGCCTGCGGCAGCTCCTTACGCGCCGCCCGCGCCTGCCTACGCTCCGCCGCCACCGCAGCCGGGGCCGGATTTCTCTGCACTCGAGCGCCATCTGCTCAAGATCACGAGCCAGATCGAATCGCTGCAGCGCCCCGACAATACCGAGCAGGCGATCAACAGTTTCCGCAGCGAGCTTGCGGAGATCCGCAACGCCATCACCGAGGCGATGCCGCGCCGCGCGATCGAATCGATCGAGAACGAGATCCGCTCGCTGCATCGGCGCATCGACGAGACCCGTTCCAACGGCACCGACGGTCAGGTCCTGTCCGGGATCGAGCACGCGCTGTCCGAAATCAAGCAGGTGCTCCGCACGCTGACGCCGGCCGAGCAGCTCACCGGCTATGACGAGGCGATCCGCAATCTCGGGGCCAAGCTCGATCTGATCCTGCGCGCCAATGACGATCCCTCGACGGTCCGCCAGCTCGAAGGCGCGATCACGGCGCTGCGCGGCATCGTCTCCAACGTCGCCTCCAACGAAGCGCTGGCACGGCTCTCGGACGACGTGCAGCTGCTGTCGTCCAAGGTCGACCAGGTCACCCGTGCGTCCGGCCAGGGCGACAGTTTTGCGGTGCTGGAGCAGCGCATCGCGGCGCTCACCGCCGCTCTGGAAACGCGCGAGCGCCCTCAGCCCTCCGAGAGCAGCGAGCAGCTCGAAAGCGCGATCCGCGCCCTGTCCGACCGTTTCGATCGCATGCAGGTCGGCAACGATTCGGCTTCGACCTTTGCTCATCTTGAACAGCGGGTCTCGTATCTGCTGGAGCGGCTCGAGGCCGCCTCCGATCCGCGCAACGGCAATTTCAGTCGCGTCGAGGACGGGCTGCACGACATTCTGCGCCACCTGGAGCGGCAGCAGGCGACCTATTCCGCGCTGGCCGAGAGCCGCAATTCCGCGCCGCCTGCCGAGTCCGGCATGGTCGATCTCGTCAAGCGCGAGCTCTCCGACATCCGCTTCAGCCAGGCCGAGACCAACCGGACCACCCAGGATTCACTGGAGGCCGTCCACAACGCACTCGGCCACGTCGTCGATCGTCTCTCGATGATCGAGGGCGATTTGCACAATGTGCGCACCGCGCCGCCCGCCCCTGCGCCGATGCCGCAGCCAACGCCGATGGCTGCTCCCATGGAGACCGCGCCGATGGCGCGCGATCCACGGCCGCAGCAACAGCAGCATCCGACATACGATCCGAAGCCCGAGCTGCCCAATCCGGCCGCCGCGCAGGCGGCGCACGCCGCCTTCGCCGCCGCGCCGCGCGAATTCCACGCCGCCGCGCCGGCAGCGCCGCCGCCGATGCCGATGCCGATGGCACCGCCGGTTCCGCCACGCGCGATCAGCGAAATCCTGGAGCCGCATACGGCGCCCACGCGCGCCGCGCTTGCGCCCGAACTGCCGCCGGATCATCCGCTCGAGCCGGGCACAAGGCCGGGTGCACGGCTTGCCACGCCGTCGGAGCGCATTGCTGCGTCCGAAAGCGCAATCAGCGACATCCCGGCCGCGCCCAAGGAGCCGGTGTCGTCGTCGAGCTTCATCGCCGCCGCGCGCCGCGCCGCGCAGGCCGCCGCCGCGCAGCCGACCGAGAAGCCGGCCCGTGGCGCCAAGGCCGCAATCGCCCGCGCCAAGGAAAAGGGCCAGGAAGGTGGCTCGACCATCACCTCGAAGATCCGCTCGCTGCTGGTCGGCGCGAGCGTGGTCGTGATCGTACTAGGCACCTTCAAGATGGCGATGAACCTGCTCGATGGCAGCACCTCGTCGCCGTCGCCGCAGGCGATGGAGACTTCGTCGCCCGCACCCGCGCCACAGGCCCCGCTGCCGGTCGAGAACAAGCCCGCCACGCCCGAGCAGGTCACACCGTCGATGACCTCGCCGACCCCGATCGGGCGGCAATCCCAGAACAATGCCGCGCCGGCTCCCGCCGCCAATTCCGGCAACTCGGCCTCGGTCGAAATTCCGCCGGTCCCTGCCGCAGCGCCGCAGCCGGCCTCCAGCGACGTCACCGGCGCGCTGTCGGGCACGAGCCGCATGAAACTCGCGATGATCCAGGTGCCGCCGAGCGAAAAGCTGCCTGACGGCATCGGTGGCCCCGGCTTGCGTACCGCCGCGATGAAGGGCGATGCGACCGCGGCCTACGAGATCGGCGTGCGCTTTGCCGAGGGCAAGGGCGTGGCCGCGAATTACGACGAAGCCGCCAAATGGTACGACCGCGCGGCGCAGGCCGGCGTGGTGCCCGCGACCTTCCGCCTCGGGACACTCTACGAAAAGGGTCTTGGCGTGAAGAAGGACGCCGACATCGCCCGCCGCTACTACACGCAGGCGGCCGAGCGCGGCAACGCCAAGGCGATGCACAATCTCGCGGTGCTCGACGCCGACGGCGGCGGACGCGGCGCCAATTACAAGAGCGCGGCACTGTGGTTCCGGAAGGCCGCCGACCGCGGCGTCGCCGACAGCCAGTTCAACCTCGGCATCCTCTATGCCCGCGGCATCGGCGTGGAGCAGAACCTCGCCGAGTCCTACAAATGGTTTACCCTCGCCGCCGCCCAGGGCGACGCGGACGCAGCAACCAAGCGCGATGACGTCGCCAAGCGTCTCGACCCGCAATCGCTCGCCGCCGCCAAGCTCGCGATCCAGACCTTCAGCGCCGAGCCGCAGCCCGACGACGCCGTCAACGTTGCGGCCCCGAACGGCGGCTGGGACAGCGCGCCGCAGGCCAACGCCAAGCCTGCGCCGAAGCCGGTCGCGAGCAAGAAGTCGGCGTCGGCGGTGCGCTGA
- a CDS encoding acyl-CoA dehydrogenase C-terminal domain-containing protein, whose amino-acid sequence MPIYKAPVEDVNFLLNDVFQIDRYDNLAGFSDASSDVREAILGEAAKLAEEVLQPLNRVGDLEGCKRADDGSVTTPKGFKEAFKQVAEGGWLGLSAPTEFGGQGLPVTLSQAVNEFQISANMAFSMYGGLTMGATAALIVHGTPEQKQTYVPKMVAGEWTGTMNLTEPHCGTDLGMLRTKAVRQPDGSFKITGTKIFISAGEHDLAPNIIHLVLARIEGAPAGIKGVSLFVVPKFMVNADGSVGQRNGVECGSIEHKMGIHGNSTCVMNYDNAVGWLIGEENKGMQGMFVMMNEARLGVAVQGLAQSEVAYQNAVAYARDRIQGRSLTGAKAPDKPADPIIVHPDVRRTLLSIRAFNEAARAFVMWTALKSDVAHRSEDPKDRQAADDHMGLMTPVLKGFLTDYGFANAVQAQQMYGGHGYIAEQGMEQFVRDARIAMIYEGANGIQALDLVGRKLPRDGGRAIMAFFGEVMAFAKENGGDEAMKPFITPLSTSFGHLQQATTWLMQNAMAKPDNAGAAATDYLNLFGFVALGYMWAKMAKVTQAKIAESGTTPYLSTKLVTGRFFMERMLPETAANLARIQAGCSTIMELPAEAF is encoded by the coding sequence ATGCCGATCTACAAAGCCCCCGTCGAAGACGTGAACTTCCTGCTCAACGACGTCTTCCAGATCGACCGCTACGACAATCTGGCCGGCTTCTCCGATGCGTCGAGCGACGTGCGTGAAGCCATTTTGGGCGAAGCCGCCAAGCTTGCCGAAGAGGTGCTGCAGCCGCTCAATCGCGTGGGCGATCTCGAGGGCTGCAAGCGCGCCGATGACGGCAGCGTCACCACGCCCAAGGGATTCAAGGAGGCGTTCAAGCAGGTCGCCGAGGGCGGCTGGCTCGGCCTGTCGGCACCGACCGAGTTCGGCGGCCAGGGCCTGCCGGTGACGCTCTCGCAGGCCGTCAACGAATTCCAGATCTCCGCCAACATGGCGTTCTCGATGTATGGCGGCCTCACCATGGGCGCGACCGCGGCGCTGATCGTCCACGGCACGCCGGAGCAGAAGCAGACCTACGTGCCGAAGATGGTGGCGGGCGAGTGGACCGGCACCATGAATTTGACCGAGCCGCATTGCGGCACGGACCTTGGCATGCTCCGCACCAAGGCGGTGCGGCAGCCCGACGGCAGCTTCAAGATCACGGGCACCAAGATCTTCATTTCGGCCGGCGAGCATGACCTCGCGCCCAACATCATCCACCTCGTGCTTGCCCGCATCGAGGGCGCGCCCGCCGGCATCAAGGGCGTGTCGCTGTTCGTGGTGCCGAAATTCATGGTCAATGCCGATGGTTCGGTGGGGCAGCGCAACGGCGTGGAGTGCGGCTCGATCGAGCACAAGATGGGCATCCACGGCAATTCCACCTGCGTGATGAACTACGACAACGCCGTCGGCTGGCTGATCGGCGAAGAGAACAAGGGCATGCAGGGCATGTTCGTGATGATGAACGAGGCCCGCCTCGGCGTCGCCGTGCAGGGTCTCGCGCAGTCGGAAGTCGCCTATCAGAACGCGGTCGCCTATGCCCGGGATCGCATCCAGGGCCGTTCGCTCACCGGTGCCAAGGCGCCGGACAAGCCGGCCGATCCGATCATCGTCCATCCCGACGTGCGCCGCACGCTGCTGTCGATCCGCGCCTTCAACGAGGCCGCCCGCGCCTTCGTGATGTGGACCGCGCTGAAGAGCGACGTCGCCCATCGCTCCGAGGATCCCAAGGACCGCCAGGCCGCCGACGATCACATGGGCCTGATGACGCCGGTGCTAAAAGGCTTCCTCACCGATTACGGCTTCGCCAATGCGGTGCAGGCGCAGCAGATGTATGGCGGCCACGGCTACATCGCCGAGCAGGGCATGGAGCAGTTCGTGCGCGACGCCCGCATCGCCATGATCTACGAAGGCGCCAACGGCATCCAGGCGCTCGACCTCGTCGGCCGCAAGCTGCCGCGCGATGGCGGCCGCGCCATCATGGCGTTCTTCGGCGAGGTCATGGCCTTCGCCAAGGAGAACGGCGGCGACGAGGCGATGAAGCCCTTCATCACTCCGCTCTCGACTTCGTTCGGCCATCTCCAGCAGGCCACCACGTGGCTGATGCAGAACGCGATGGCCAAACCCGACAATGCAGGCGCCGCCGCAACCGATTACCTGAATCTCTTCGGCTTCGTCGCCCTCGGCTACATGTGGGCGAAGATGGCGAAGGTGACGCAAGCCAAGATTGCCGAGAGCGGGACGACGCCCTATCTCTCGACCAAGCTCGTCACCGGCCGCTTCTTCATGGAGCGGATGCTGCCGGAGACCGCCGCCAACCTTGCGCGCATCCAGGCCGGCTGCTCCACCATCATGGAACTGCCGGCGGAAGCGTTCTGA
- a CDS encoding nuclear transport factor 2 family protein yields the protein MTGLESWYGYMKSHDQAALWDLLHPDAVFESPVVHAPQRGRDITFKYLASAEKVLGGPGFLYVGEWKSESGAVLEFKTMIDGIEINGVDIISFDGEGRITHFKVMVRPLKAINMLHRLMAEQLAAAQS from the coding sequence ATGACCGGCCTCGAGTCCTGGTACGGCTACATGAAGTCGCATGACCAGGCAGCGCTCTGGGACCTGCTCCATCCCGACGCCGTGTTCGAAAGCCCCGTCGTGCACGCGCCGCAGCGCGGCCGCGACATCACCTTCAAATATCTCGCCAGCGCCGAGAAGGTGCTCGGCGGTCCCGGCTTCCTTTATGTCGGCGAATGGAAGAGTGAGAGCGGCGCCGTGCTCGAATTCAAGACCATGATCGACGGCATCGAGATCAACGGCGTCGATATCATCAGCTTCGACGGCGAGGGACGCATCACGCATTTCAAGGTGATGGTGCGGCCGCTCAAGGCGATCAACATGCTGCATCGCCTGATGGCGGAGCAGCTTGCAGCCGCTCAATCCTAA
- a CDS encoding FAD-dependent oxidoreductase: MAYKNFKVETDSDGIALVTWDIPGRSMNVLDETSTSELDAIVKATTADAAVKSVVITSAKEAFCAGADLSMLESMNQAYAKVFKEKGETAANQMLFEQSRRFSQVLRSIETSGKPWAAAINGLALGGGFEITLCCHYRVAAENPKTRLGLPEVKVGLFPGAGGTQRVPRLVPPQDAMTILLKGDPVTVEKAKALNLIHAVVPAADLIKAAKDWIKGGGKAVAPWDEKGFKLPGGPVFSKAGMMMFPAGNAIYRRETYDNYPAARAVMSCVYEGLQLPIDAALRVESRYFTSVLRSKEAAAMIRSLFLSMQELNKGARRPKDVPPTKVKKIAVIGAGFMGASVGYVSARAGLDVVLIDRDQESADKGKAHAQKVIEEQIKKGRAKPGDAEALLARITPTADYSALKDVDLVIEAVFEDRKVKADTFAKAQEHMKPDVIFASNTSTLPITSLAESFKDQGRFVGIHFFSPVEKMMLVEIIQGKNTGDLAIATALDYVRQIGKTPIVVNDSRGFFANRCVGRYVAEGNEMFLEGVPPAMIENCAKMAGMPVGPLSLSDEVALDLGLKIMKATEADLGPNAINPDQKKLMVEMVEKQGRLGRKNSKGFYDYPEKGKGQKSLWPGLSALQPKQLDPDTLDVEELKERFLVVQAVEAARTVEDHVITDPREADVGSILGFGFAPFTGGTLSYIDFMGTKKFVELCHKLEAKYGSRFTPPKLLEEMAAKGETFYGRFAPNKAAA; the protein is encoded by the coding sequence ATGGCTTACAAGAACTTCAAGGTTGAGACCGATTCCGACGGCATCGCGCTGGTGACCTGGGACATCCCGGGCCGTTCGATGAACGTGCTCGACGAGACCTCGACCAGCGAGCTCGACGCGATCGTCAAGGCGACCACGGCGGATGCTGCAGTGAAGAGCGTCGTCATCACCTCCGCCAAGGAAGCGTTCTGCGCGGGTGCCGATCTGTCCATGCTCGAAAGCATGAACCAGGCCTACGCAAAAGTGTTCAAGGAGAAGGGCGAGACGGCGGCAAACCAGATGCTGTTCGAGCAGAGCCGGCGCTTCTCGCAGGTGCTGCGCTCGATCGAGACCTCCGGCAAGCCGTGGGCGGCCGCGATCAACGGTCTCGCGCTCGGCGGCGGTTTCGAGATCACGCTGTGCTGCCACTATCGCGTGGCGGCGGAGAATCCCAAGACCCGCCTCGGCCTGCCCGAGGTCAAGGTCGGCCTGTTCCCAGGCGCCGGCGGCACGCAGCGCGTGCCGCGCCTGGTGCCGCCGCAGGACGCGATGACCATCTTGCTCAAGGGCGATCCGGTCACGGTCGAGAAAGCCAAGGCGCTGAATCTGATCCACGCCGTCGTTCCCGCCGCCGATCTGATCAAGGCGGCAAAGGACTGGATCAAGGGCGGCGGCAAGGCTGTCGCGCCCTGGGACGAGAAGGGCTTCAAGCTGCCGGGCGGCCCGGTGTTCTCCAAGGCCGGCATGATGATGTTCCCGGCGGGCAACGCGATCTATCGCCGCGAGACCTACGACAATTATCCGGCCGCACGCGCGGTCATGAGCTGCGTCTACGAGGGCCTGCAGCTGCCGATCGACGCCGCATTGCGGGTGGAATCGCGCTACTTCACCTCGGTGCTGCGCTCGAAGGAAGCGGCGGCGATGATCCGCAGCCTGTTCCTGTCGATGCAGGAATTGAACAAGGGTGCGCGCCGTCCGAAGGACGTGCCGCCGACCAAGGTGAAGAAGATCGCCGTGATCGGCGCCGGCTTCATGGGTGCGAGCGTCGGCTATGTCTCGGCCCGTGCCGGCCTCGACGTCGTCCTGATCGATCGCGACCAGGAGAGCGCCGACAAGGGCAAGGCGCATGCGCAAAAGGTGATCGAGGAGCAGATCAAGAAGGGCCGCGCCAAGCCCGGCGACGCAGAAGCCCTGCTCGCGCGCATTACGCCGACCGCGGACTATTCCGCGCTGAAGGACGTCGATCTCGTCATCGAAGCCGTGTTCGAGGACCGCAAGGTCAAGGCTGATACCTTTGCCAAGGCGCAGGAGCATATGAAGCCGGACGTGATCTTCGCGTCCAACACCTCGACGCTTCCGATCACCTCGCTGGCGGAATCCTTCAAGGACCAGGGCAGGTTCGTCGGCATCCACTTCTTCTCGCCGGTGGAGAAGATGATGCTGGTCGAGATCATCCAGGGCAAGAACACCGGCGATCTCGCGATCGCGACCGCGCTCGACTACGTCCGGCAGATCGGCAAGACGCCGATCGTCGTCAACGACAGCCGCGGCTTCTTCGCCAATCGCTGCGTCGGCCGCTATGTCGCCGAAGGCAACGAGATGTTCCTCGAGGGCGTGCCGCCCGCGATGATCGAGAACTGCGCCAAGATGGCCGGCATGCCGGTCGGTCCGCTCTCGCTGTCGGACGAGGTCGCGCTCGACCTCGGGCTCAAGATCATGAAGGCGACGGAAGCCGACCTCGGCCCCAACGCCATCAATCCCGATCAGAAGAAGCTGATGGTGGAAATGGTCGAGAAGCAGGGCCGTCTGGGCCGCAAGAACAGCAAGGGCTTCTACGACTACCCCGAGAAGGGCAAGGGTCAGAAGAGCCTGTGGCCGGGCTTGTCCGCGCTGCAGCCCAAGCAGCTCGATCCTGATACGCTCGACGTCGAGGAGTTGAAGGAGCGCTTCCTGGTGGTGCAGGCGGTGGAGGCCGCGCGCACGGTGGAGGACCACGTCATCACCGATCCGCGCGAAGCAGACGTCGGCTCGATCCTCGGCTTCGGCTTTGCGCCGTTCACCGGCGGCACGCTGTCCTACATCGACTTCATGGGCACGAAGAAATTCGTCGAACTTTGCCACAAGCTGGAGGCGAAATACGGCTCGCGCTTCACCCCGCCGAAACTCCTCGAGGAGATGGCCGCGAAGGGAGAAACCTTCTATGGCCGCTTCGCTCCGAACAAGGCGGCGGCGTGA
- a CDS encoding PadR family transcriptional regulator, which yields MALGDAILACLTERPMTGYELAKTFDSSIGFFWKADHQQIYRELSKLRDRGYIQGREVVQTGKPNKLIYTLTPEGRTALRHWAARPSTPPSIKDDLLVRLHALDSIGLEPMRTDLMARLEHHRDRHENYERILKKRFPEGAASGVLDLGNLLLLQLGARHEQMVADFCEEALEALSAMSANGTVVPLEDGKREGKG from the coding sequence ATGGCTTTGGGCGACGCAATCCTCGCATGCCTGACGGAACGTCCGATGACGGGCTACGAGCTCGCCAAGACATTCGATTCCTCGATCGGCTTCTTCTGGAAGGCCGACCACCAGCAGATCTACCGCGAGCTCTCCAAGCTGCGCGACCGCGGCTACATCCAGGGCCGCGAGGTCGTGCAGACAGGCAAGCCCAATAAACTGATCTATACGCTCACTCCGGAGGGCCGAACAGCGCTGCGGCACTGGGCCGCGCGGCCAAGCACGCCCCCTTCCATCAAGGACGACCTCCTGGTGCGGCTGCATGCGCTCGACAGCATCGGGCTCGAGCCTATGCGCACCGACCTGATGGCCCGGCTCGAACACCACCGCGATCGCCACGAGAACTACGAGCGCATCCTGAAGAAGCGCTTTCCCGAAGGGGCGGCGTCCGGCGTGCTCGACCTCGGTAACCTGCTGCTGCTTCAGCTCGGCGCCCGGCACGAGCAGATGGTCGCCGACTTCTGCGAAGAGGCGCTCGAGGCCCTGTCGGCGATGAGCGCAAACGGCACCGTGGTGCCGCTGGAGGATGGCAAGCGCGAGGGCAAGGGCTAG